A window from Micromonospora profundi encodes these proteins:
- a CDS encoding VCBS repeat domain-containing M23 family metallopeptidase: MSRLPTSAARRVLVALLTLAGVSLTAVVSTPSPALAAPNFKAPFPCGQRWTYDHHSAEVRQALDFVRADGGTTGGTPQVASAAGVARRYSQPSGAGNYIVIDHGGGWTTYYFHLSAYSVPDGAYVQQGQQIGITGSTGNSSGPHVHYEQLYNGVGQTIVINGVSLAPYPGQYNQKYLVSDNCGTSPPAAARYFGGSPTDFTGDGRDDVIAFTHSPLADAYVATSTGTSFTGTTIKWHDWFALTGETPLTGDANGDGRDDAIVFTHSPLADVHVALSTGTTFAPSQKWHDWFAPGTEIPAIGDVNGDGKDDIITFTHDTTADVYVALSTGTTFTGTAVKWHDYFSIGGEFPAIGDVNGDGLDDIITFTQGPATASDVIVALSNGTSFGPPQKWHDLFAVGTEQPRVGDINGDGRDDIVTFTCNTDADVYAATSTGTGFTGTTVKWHDYFCLPGEFPYLADTNGDGKDDLIVFTKNTTNDIYVALSTGTGFAPSTKWHDHFGLNGETTL; the protein is encoded by the coding sequence ATGTCCAGACTCCCGACAAGCGCCGCCCGGCGCGTCCTCGTCGCACTGCTCACCCTGGCCGGGGTCAGCCTGACCGCCGTGGTGAGCACGCCCTCTCCCGCGCTCGCCGCACCGAACTTCAAGGCGCCGTTCCCCTGCGGACAGCGGTGGACCTACGACCACCACAGCGCCGAGGTACGGCAGGCGCTGGACTTCGTCCGCGCCGACGGCGGCACCACCGGTGGCACGCCCCAGGTGGCATCGGCCGCCGGCGTCGCCCGCCGCTACTCGCAGCCCAGCGGAGCCGGCAACTACATCGTCATCGACCACGGTGGCGGCTGGACCACCTACTACTTCCACCTCAGCGCCTACTCGGTGCCCGACGGCGCCTACGTGCAGCAGGGCCAGCAGATCGGCATCACCGGTAGTACCGGCAACTCCTCCGGGCCGCATGTGCACTACGAGCAGCTCTACAACGGGGTCGGCCAGACGATCGTCATCAACGGGGTGTCCCTCGCGCCGTATCCCGGCCAGTACAACCAGAAGTACCTGGTCAGCGACAACTGCGGAACGTCGCCACCGGCCGCCGCGCGGTATTTTGGTGGGTCACCCACCGACTTCACCGGCGACGGCCGCGACGACGTCATCGCCTTCACCCACAGCCCCCTCGCCGACGCCTACGTCGCCACCTCCACCGGCACCAGCTTCACCGGCACCACCATCAAATGGCACGACTGGTTCGCCCTCACCGGCGAAACACCGCTGACCGGCGACGCCAACGGCGACGGCCGCGACGACGCCATCGTCTTCACCCACAGCCCCCTCGCCGACGTCCACGTCGCCCTCTCCACCGGCACCACCTTCGCCCCCAGCCAAAAATGGCACGACTGGTTCGCCCCCGGCACCGAAATACCCGCCATCGGCGACGTCAACGGCGACGGCAAAGACGACATCATCACCTTCACCCACGACACCACCGCCGACGTCTACGTCGCCCTCTCCACCGGCACAACCTTCACCGGCACCGCCGTCAAATGGCACGACTACTTCTCCATCGGAGGAGAATTCCCCGCCATCGGCGACGTCAACGGCGACGGACTCGACGACATCATCACCTTCACCCAAGGCCCCGCCACCGCCTCCGACGTCATCGTCGCCCTCTCCAACGGCACCAGCTTCGGACCACCACAAAAATGGCACGACCTGTTCGCCGTCGGCACCGAACAACCCCGCGTCGGCGACATCAACGGCGACGGCCGCGACGACATCGTCACCTTCACCTGCAACACCGACGCCGACGTCTACGCCGCCACCTCCACCGGCACCGGCTTCACCGGCACCACCGTGAAATGGCACGACTACTTCTGCCTACCCGGCGAATTCCCCTACCTCGCCGACACCAACGGCGACGGCAAAGACGACCTCATCGTCTTCACCAAAAACACCACAAACGACATCTACGTCGCCCTCTCCACCGGCACCGGATTCGCCCCCAGCACCAAATGGCACGACCACTTCGGCCTCAACGGCGAAACCACCCTCTGA
- a CDS encoding deoxyguanosinetriphosphate triphosphohydrolase family protein has product MESPAGPRTRRLFGGSARALGDLTANPFRADRDRIVASPFFARLGGVTQVISPVGSGLLVHNRLTHSLKVAQVARSIAERLIADDRWRDLLDRLGGCDPDVVEAAALAHDLGHPPFGHLGERVLDRLARQRLGLADGFEGNAQSYRIVTSTEIRGAATTGLDLTAAVRAALLKYPWTRLDYPDPHPRLLDPPPRGATPPPNDPESGSLKFGAYRTELDDLRQAREPFVGRIPDWQQTVEASVMDTADDIAYAIHDVEDFYRVGVLQQGSVSAELMAWQRESGHLRAITDAALASAFRRPGAAIERLRRQLHRKDAWIADDDAFAAAVEHVREELVDGLLAMPFDGSIEAEQYVSRFSARWSTRFVEAITMTHQPSMRSGYVLLGCAQWHEVQVLKFVHHRFVLARPDLALHQRGQARLLGTLVEALWEWLLDPEEESRLPRRLHDLVELAEAELHPRTPDRIGRARGRAIVDFVAQLTDGQAVAMLDALSGRSGALWTDAFVL; this is encoded by the coding sequence ATGGAATCACCTGCGGGGCCGCGCACCCGGCGGCTCTTCGGCGGCAGCGCCCGCGCTCTCGGGGACCTGACGGCGAACCCGTTCCGCGCCGACCGGGACCGGATCGTCGCCTCGCCCTTCTTCGCCCGCCTCGGCGGAGTCACCCAGGTGATCAGCCCGGTCGGTTCCGGGCTGCTGGTGCACAACCGGCTCACCCACAGTCTGAAGGTCGCCCAGGTGGCCCGCTCGATCGCCGAGCGGCTGATCGCCGACGACAGGTGGCGCGACCTGCTGGACAGGCTCGGCGGCTGCGACCCGGACGTGGTGGAGGCAGCGGCGCTCGCCCACGACCTCGGTCACCCGCCGTTCGGGCACCTGGGGGAGCGGGTGCTCGACCGGCTGGCGCGCCAGCGCCTCGGCCTCGCCGACGGTTTCGAGGGCAACGCCCAGTCGTACCGGATCGTCACCAGCACCGAGATCCGCGGCGCGGCCACCACCGGCCTGGACCTGACGGCCGCGGTCCGCGCGGCCCTGCTGAAGTACCCGTGGACCCGGCTGGACTACCCCGACCCGCACCCCCGCCTGCTGGACCCGCCGCCGCGCGGCGCCACCCCGCCGCCGAACGACCCGGAGAGCGGCTCGTTGAAGTTCGGCGCGTACCGCACCGAGCTGGACGACCTGCGACAGGCCCGGGAACCGTTCGTCGGCCGCATCCCGGACTGGCAGCAGACCGTAGAGGCGTCCGTTATGGACACCGCCGACGACATCGCGTACGCCATCCACGACGTGGAGGACTTCTACCGGGTCGGTGTGCTCCAGCAGGGGTCGGTCTCGGCGGAGCTGATGGCCTGGCAGCGCGAGAGCGGACACCTCCGGGCGATCACCGACGCGGCGCTTGCCAGCGCGTTCCGCCGGCCCGGCGCGGCGATCGAGCGGCTGCGGCGGCAACTGCACCGCAAGGACGCCTGGATCGCCGACGACGACGCGTTCGCCGCCGCCGTCGAGCACGTCCGCGAGGAACTTGTCGACGGGCTGCTGGCGATGCCGTTCGACGGCTCCATCGAGGCGGAGCAGTACGTGTCGCGGTTCTCCGCCCGCTGGTCGACCCGCTTCGTCGAGGCGATCACGATGACCCACCAGCCGTCGATGCGCTCCGGCTACGTGCTGCTCGGCTGTGCGCAGTGGCACGAGGTGCAGGTGCTCAAGTTCGTGCACCACCGGTTCGTGCTGGCCCGTCCGGATCTCGCCCTGCACCAGCGCGGCCAGGCCCGGCTGCTGGGCACCCTCGTCGAGGCGCTGTGGGAGTGGCTGCTCGACCCGGAGGAGGAGTCCCGGCTGCCCCGCCGGCTGCACGACCTCGTTGAGCTGGCAGAGGCGGAGTTGCACCCGCGTACCCCGGATCGGATCGGCCGGGCCCGGGGACGGGCGATCGTGGACTTCGTGGCCCAGCTCACCGACGGTCAGGCGGTGGCCATGCTGGACGCCCTGTCCGGCCGGTCCGGCGCGCTCTGGACCGATGCGTTCGTGCTCTGA
- a CDS encoding DUF2961 domain-containing protein, with translation MRLRVTRWLGAAVAMLTAIPPATASAATLAVPAPSVVDASAFAVADDKGPAGWDTYRRLDRLPELAAGTRTHQFSSFGRDGSNDDGFVGTWSCLRQSGGCVIAEARGPGEVQSIWFTRDEGDVRATGWIRIELDGVVVVQADLQALVDGRLGSPFVAPLVSNADQTSGGVTIKVPMPYRNSMRITTQNNPLFHHVTYRTFADAEGVARFDPADPATDVVTLLRAAGTRDPKPAQPGASTSRATVTAPAQGQVSLAGLTGPRAITALRLRVPDAAAGAPTLAGLRLRMAFDGRTTVDSPVGEFFGGGLGERTVRSLMFAMDSAPGGWYSAWWPMPFRSSAALTLVNTTGTTVSGIEVEVTSAPGTEWTSRLAADGSAGYFTTQSRRAETVGGNDWIVADQSGRGRFVGVSQTMRGHIIGGNTRNYLEGDERVYVDGSPTPQIHGTGTEDFYESGWYFNRGEYSGVFTGNTAHLVRGGGCADECDAAYRLMIGDAVAYGTALRFGIEHGPANDMPAEYASTAFLYTQRTVATRRTDTVVTGDAASRAAHAYTDSSATQTALTASFEGDDDNVPQTAQVRAATAPVRFRLAVDPTNQGVRLRRHSDQSGGYQQAAVSVDGVPAGVWLQPLGNDRQRWLADDFVLPAALTAGRSTVTVQLTPAAGAPAWTAVRYQADSMVPPFVDTTAPATVAGLTLAGGRVHALGLTWSHSADDVGIVSYRVYASRNPGVTITAANMVGTTRATAFRHGPLPAGQTRYYRIVAVDGSGNVAAPSAEVSATTRGRNTSDANGDRRDDAIDFTRGATADVFTSLSDGTRFVPDSRPWNDFFAVDAEIPLTGDVNGDGRADIITFTRGDNADVYVGLSTGTGFAAGVKWHDFFAVGTEFPAVGDVNGDGRTDIITFTRGAAADVYVALSTGSGFGPGVKWHDHFALGDEFPAVGDVDGDGRDDILTFTRGTAGDVFVSLSDGTRFVEDGWKWHDSFALGNELPAVGDVDGDGRDDILTFTRGTAGDVFVSLSDGTRFVQDAWKWHDSFALGDDLPGVGDFNGDGRADVVRFTRGLTADVYVSLSTGGGLGAANRWHDQFAPGVDLPRPSVS, from the coding sequence ATGAGGCTCCGTGTCACCCGCTGGCTGGGCGCCGCCGTCGCCATGCTCACCGCGATCCCGCCGGCGACGGCCTCCGCCGCCACGCTTGCCGTTCCCGCGCCAAGTGTTGTCGACGCCTCCGCGTTCGCCGTCGCCGACGACAAGGGACCGGCCGGATGGGACACCTACCGGCGGCTCGACCGCCTGCCCGAGCTGGCCGCAGGCACCCGTACCCATCAGTTCTCCAGCTTCGGCCGCGACGGCTCCAACGACGACGGCTTCGTCGGCACCTGGTCCTGCCTGCGCCAGAGCGGCGGATGCGTGATCGCCGAGGCGCGCGGACCCGGCGAGGTGCAGTCGATCTGGTTCACCCGCGACGAAGGCGACGTCCGCGCCACCGGCTGGATCCGCATCGAACTCGACGGCGTGGTGGTCGTCCAGGCCGACCTTCAGGCCCTGGTGGACGGGCGACTCGGCAGTCCCTTCGTCGCACCACTTGTCAGCAACGCCGACCAGACCTCCGGCGGCGTCACGATCAAGGTGCCGATGCCGTACCGCAACTCCATGCGGATCACCACCCAGAACAACCCGCTCTTTCACCACGTCACCTACCGCACCTTCGCCGACGCCGAGGGCGTCGCGCGGTTCGACCCAGCGGACCCGGCCACCGATGTGGTCACCCTGCTGCGCGCCGCAGGCACCCGCGACCCGAAGCCCGCGCAGCCCGGCGCCTCCACAAGCCGCGCCACAGTCACCGCGCCGGCACAGGGCCAGGTGTCGTTGGCCGGCCTGACCGGCCCCCGGGCGATCACCGCGCTGCGGCTGCGCGTACCCGATGCGGCAGCCGGCGCACCGACGCTCGCCGGCCTGCGGCTGCGGATGGCGTTCGACGGGCGGACCACCGTGGACAGCCCGGTCGGGGAGTTCTTCGGGGGTGGGCTGGGCGAGCGCACCGTGCGGTCGCTCATGTTCGCCATGGATTCGGCACCCGGCGGCTGGTACAGCGCCTGGTGGCCGATGCCCTTCCGCTCCTCCGCCGCCCTGACGCTCGTCAACACGACAGGCACCACCGTGAGCGGAATCGAGGTGGAGGTGACGTCGGCGCCCGGCACCGAGTGGACGTCTCGGCTCGCCGCCGACGGCAGCGCGGGCTACTTCACCACCCAGTCGCGGCGCGCGGAGACGGTCGGCGGCAACGACTGGATCGTGGCCGACCAGTCCGGCCGGGGCCGGTTCGTGGGTGTCTCGCAGACCATGCGCGGCCACATCATCGGCGGGAACACCCGCAACTACCTCGAAGGCGACGAGCGGGTGTACGTGGACGGCTCGCCGACGCCGCAGATCCACGGCACCGGCACCGAGGACTTCTACGAGTCGGGGTGGTACTTCAACCGAGGCGAGTACAGCGGCGTCTTCACCGGCAACACCGCGCACCTGGTCCGCGGTGGCGGATGCGCCGACGAGTGCGACGCCGCCTACCGGCTGATGATCGGCGACGCGGTGGCGTACGGCACCGCGCTGCGCTTCGGCATCGAGCACGGGCCGGCCAACGACATGCCGGCCGAGTACGCCTCGACCGCGTTCCTCTACACCCAGCGCACCGTGGCCACGCGCCGGACCGACACCGTCGTCACCGGCGACGCCGCCAGCCGCGCCGCCCACGCGTACACCGACTCGTCGGCGACCCAGACCGCGCTCACCGCCAGCTTCGAAGGCGACGACGACAACGTCCCGCAGACCGCCCAGGTCCGCGCCGCGACCGCACCCGTCCGCTTCCGGCTGGCCGTCGACCCGACAAACCAGGGGGTACGGCTGCGCCGCCACAGCGACCAGTCCGGCGGCTACCAGCAGGCGGCCGTGTCGGTGGACGGCGTACCGGCCGGGGTGTGGCTCCAACCCCTGGGCAACGACCGGCAACGCTGGCTGGCCGACGACTTCGTCCTGCCCGCGGCCCTGACGGCGGGCCGGTCGACGGTCACCGTTCAGCTCACCCCGGCCGCAGGCGCGCCGGCGTGGACCGCCGTCCGGTACCAGGCCGACAGCATGGTGCCGCCGTTCGTCGACACCACCGCCCCGGCAACGGTCGCCGGTCTCACCCTGGCCGGCGGACGCGTGCACGCCCTCGGCCTGACCTGGTCGCACTCCGCCGACGACGTAGGGATCGTCTCCTACCGGGTCTACGCGTCCCGGAACCCGGGCGTGACGATCACCGCCGCCAACATGGTCGGCACGACACGTGCCACGGCGTTCCGGCACGGGCCGCTGCCGGCCGGCCAGACCCGCTACTACCGGATCGTGGCGGTCGACGGGTCGGGCAACGTCGCCGCGCCCTCGGCCGAGGTGTCGGCCACCACCCGTGGCCGCAACACCAGCGACGCCAACGGCGACCGCCGCGACGACGCGATCGACTTCACGCGCGGCGCCACGGCCGACGTGTTCACCTCGCTCTCCGACGGCACCCGTTTCGTGCCGGACAGCCGGCCCTGGAACGACTTCTTCGCGGTGGACGCGGAGATCCCTCTCACCGGGGACGTCAACGGCGACGGCCGTGCGGACATCATCACCTTCACCCGGGGCGACAACGCCGACGTCTACGTCGGGCTCTCCACCGGCACCGGATTCGCCGCCGGGGTCAAGTGGCACGACTTCTTCGCTGTCGGCACCGAGTTCCCTGCGGTCGGTGACGTCAACGGCGACGGGCGTACCGACATCATCACCTTCACCCGTGGCGCCGCCGCCGACGTCTACGTGGCGCTGTCCACCGGCTCCGGCTTCGGACCCGGCGTCAAGTGGCACGACCACTTCGCCCTCGGCGACGAGTTCCCGGCGGTCGGCGACGTCGACGGTGACGGTCGCGACGACATCCTGACGTTTACGCGGGGTACGGCGGGCGACGTGTTCGTGTCGCTCTCCGACGGCACCCGCTTCGTGGAGGACGGCTGGAAGTGGCACGACAGCTTCGCCCTCGGCAACGAACTGCCCGCGGTGGGCGACGTCGACGGTGACGGTCGCGACGACATCCTGACGTTCACGCGGGGTACGGCGGGCGACGTGTTCGTGTCGCTCTCCGACGGCACCCGCTTCGTGCAGGACGCCTGGAAGTGGCACGACAGCTTCGCCCTCGGCGACGACCTGCCGGGGGTCGGGGACTTCAACGGCGATGGCCGGGCCGACGTGGTGCGGTTCACCCGCGGGCTCACTGCCGACGTGTACGTCTCGCTCTCCACCGGCGGCGGGCTCGGGGCCGCCAACCGCTGGCACGACCAGTTCGCCCCCGGCGTCGACCTGCCCCGCCCGAGCGTGTCGTGA
- a CDS encoding zinc-dependent alcohol dehydrogenase encodes MKALTWQGKRDVRVEEVPDPRIEEPTDAIVKITSTAICGSDLHLYEVLGPYLKPGDILGHEPMGIVEEVGSGVTGLKPGDRVVIPFNISCGSCWMCQRQLYAQCETTQVTSEGKGASLFGYTSLYGSVPGGQAEYLRVPQAHFGPIKIPQSGADERYLYLSDILPTAWQAVKYADTPPGGTLAVFGLGPVGQFCARIGRHLGAGRVIGLDLVPERLDLARRHGIEVLDVSEMSDVPSALIDLVDGRGPDAVIDAVGMEAHGSPVGKLAQTAAGLLPDKLAQTMTDRVGVDRLSVLHAALKGVRRGGTVSLSGVYGGEADPMPLMEMFDRGIQLRMGQCHVRRWTDEILPLLSGDDDPLGVEDLRTHRLPLSDAPRAYEMFQKKEDGCIKVVLAP; translated from the coding sequence ATGAAGGCGTTGACCTGGCAGGGCAAGCGGGACGTACGAGTCGAAGAGGTGCCGGACCCCCGGATCGAGGAGCCCACCGACGCGATCGTGAAGATCACATCGACGGCGATCTGCGGCTCCGACCTGCACCTGTACGAGGTGCTGGGGCCGTACCTGAAGCCCGGTGACATCCTCGGCCACGAGCCGATGGGAATCGTCGAGGAGGTCGGGTCGGGAGTGACAGGGCTCAAGCCCGGCGACCGCGTGGTGATCCCGTTCAACATCTCCTGCGGCAGCTGCTGGATGTGTCAGCGTCAGCTCTACGCCCAGTGCGAAACCACCCAGGTCACAAGCGAGGGCAAGGGCGCCTCGCTGTTCGGGTACACGTCGCTCTACGGCTCGGTGCCCGGCGGCCAGGCCGAGTACCTGCGCGTCCCGCAGGCCCACTTCGGACCGATCAAGATCCCGCAGAGCGGGGCCGACGAGCGCTACCTCTACCTCTCCGACATCCTGCCCACCGCCTGGCAGGCCGTGAAGTACGCCGACACCCCGCCCGGCGGCACCCTTGCCGTCTTCGGGCTCGGGCCGGTCGGCCAGTTCTGCGCCCGGATCGGCCGTCACCTCGGCGCCGGCCGGGTCATCGGGCTGGACCTGGTGCCGGAGCGGCTGGACCTGGCCCGCCGGCACGGCATCGAGGTGCTCGACGTCAGCGAGATGTCCGACGTGCCCAGCGCGCTCATCGACCTTGTCGACGGGCGCGGGCCGGACGCCGTCATCGACGCCGTCGGCATGGAGGCGCACGGCTCACCGGTCGGCAAGCTCGCCCAGACCGCCGCCGGACTGCTGCCGGACAAGCTTGCCCAGACCATGACCGACCGGGTCGGTGTGGACCGGCTCTCCGTCCTGCACGCCGCGCTCAAGGGGGTGCGCCGTGGCGGCACCGTCTCCCTCTCCGGCGTCTACGGCGGCGAGGCCGACCCGATGCCGCTGATGGAGATGTTCGACAGGGGCATCCAGCTGCGGATGGGGCAGTGCCACGTACGCCGGTGGACCGACGAGATCCTGCCGCTGCTCTCCGGCGACGACGATCCCCTGGGCGTGGAGGACCTGCGTACCCACCGTCTGCCGCTGAGCGACGCACCGCGGGCGTACGAGATGTTCCAGAAGAAGGAGGACGGTTGCATCAAGGTCGTCCTCGCGCCGTGA
- a CDS encoding serine hydrolase, whose amino-acid sequence MTIRLNRRTALGLGTVATAGTVLGAVTPASAAETAPTTPARAARRVAASYTKFSTQAGGNWQAYVSVASPDGPPVVAVTAQADQRIEAYSVNKIAVATAVLDKVDRGLLTLDQRVEVTAAIVVPGGDGIFSLDGAYPSSVTLGHVLANLLTVSDDTAVRLCGSVCPAAELNAILVAKGFPNTQVEPVANPNRFFLGTSTPRETHDLLRALVGGSLLSPASTTFLLGLLRAPVAFTDGIRRTMSSDDRARIATKAGWFADARHEAGVIFDRSGAAVLTYTLFADGQANPDDFGATHPAVQARASMGPRFLAAVDRLSGTGTAYRTTARRPSNGG is encoded by the coding sequence TTGACTATCCGGCTGAACCGCAGGACAGCGCTCGGGCTCGGCACCGTGGCCACCGCCGGCACGGTACTCGGCGCGGTGACACCTGCGAGCGCCGCCGAGACCGCCCCGACCACCCCCGCGCGGGCCGCCCGCCGGGTCGCCGCCAGCTACACCAAGTTCAGCACGCAGGCCGGCGGAAACTGGCAGGCGTACGTCAGCGTGGCCAGCCCGGACGGCCCGCCTGTGGTCGCCGTGACGGCTCAGGCCGACCAGCGGATCGAGGCGTACAGCGTCAACAAGATCGCGGTTGCCACGGCGGTGCTGGACAAGGTCGACCGGGGGTTGCTCACCCTGGACCAGCGGGTCGAGGTGACCGCCGCCATCGTCGTACCGGGTGGTGACGGCATCTTCAGCCTGGACGGCGCGTACCCCAGCAGCGTGACCCTCGGTCACGTCCTGGCGAATCTGCTCACCGTCTCCGACGACACGGCGGTGCGGCTGTGCGGGTCGGTCTGCCCGGCCGCCGAACTCAACGCCATCCTTGTCGCCAAGGGCTTCCCGAACACCCAGGTGGAGCCGGTCGCCAACCCGAACCGTTTCTTCCTTGGCACCAGCACCCCGCGCGAGACGCACGACCTGCTGCGCGCCCTGGTCGGGGGCAGCCTGCTCTCGCCGGCCTCGACGACGTTCCTGCTCGGGCTGCTGCGCGCGCCTGTGGCGTTCACCGACGGCATCCGGCGCACGATGTCCTCCGACGACCGGGCGCGCATCGCCACGAAGGCGGGCTGGTTCGCCGACGCGCGGCACGAGGCAGGGGTGATCTTCGACCGGTCCGGGGCGGCGGTGCTCACCTACACGCTCTTCGCCGACGGGCAGGCCAACCCGGACGACTTCGGCGCCACCCACCCGGCCGTGCAGGCCCGCGCTTCCATGGGCCCCCGCTTCCTGGCGGCGGTGGACCGGCTCAGCGGCACGGGCACGGCGTACCGGACGACCGCTCGCCGGCCCAGCAACGGCGGCTGA
- a CDS encoding MBL fold metallo-hydrolase produces MAPANRTDEERSLGRLLRGTAGLAALAGLAWVARDVPAALGGRLTGARAERAARSPQFRDGTFHNRAGTRTMVADPGRNLLRELIFGKQKRRPTAPVPLLRPSAPQATDELAIIWYGHATALIEIEGRRVLLDPMWSDRCSPSGLVGPRRLHEPPVRLDELPPLDAILISHDHYDHLDMATVQALTAGQSAPFLVPLGVGAHLDRWGVPAERIIELDWAESHRVAGLEITATPAQHFSGRGLRRDGTLWSSWVVAGSRRRVFYTGDSGYFDGYAAIGAEHGPFDATLIQIGAYDRAWPTIHMFPEEAVDAHQDLRGGLLIPVHWATFNLALHDWSEPVNRLWAEAKARDVQLAVPRPGERVVVADPPAVDGWWQAIA; encoded by the coding sequence ATGGCGCCAGCGAATCGTACGGACGAAGAACGGTCGCTCGGGCGACTGCTGCGAGGCACGGCAGGGCTGGCCGCGTTGGCAGGCCTGGCCTGGGTGGCTCGGGACGTGCCGGCGGCCCTCGGCGGCCGGCTCACTGGCGCCCGCGCCGAACGGGCTGCCCGCTCGCCGCAGTTCCGCGACGGCACCTTCCACAACCGGGCCGGCACCCGAACGATGGTCGCCGACCCGGGCCGCAACCTGCTCCGCGAGCTGATCTTCGGCAAGCAGAAGCGGCGGCCAACCGCGCCCGTGCCGCTGCTGCGCCCGAGCGCGCCGCAGGCCACCGACGAGCTCGCCATCATCTGGTACGGCCACGCCACCGCCCTCATCGAGATCGAGGGCCGGCGGGTGCTGCTCGACCCCATGTGGAGCGACCGCTGCTCGCCGTCCGGGCTGGTCGGTCCACGGCGGCTGCACGAACCCCCGGTACGCCTTGACGAACTCCCCCCGCTGGACGCCATCCTGATCTCCCACGACCACTACGACCACCTGGACATGGCCACCGTGCAGGCGCTGACGGCCGGGCAGTCCGCGCCGTTCCTGGTGCCGCTGGGCGTGGGCGCGCACCTGGACCGCTGGGGCGTACCCGCCGAGCGGATCATCGAGCTGGACTGGGCCGAGTCGCACCGGGTCGCCGGCCTGGAGATCACCGCCACCCCCGCGCAGCACTTCTCCGGACGGGGCCTGCGCCGCGACGGCACGCTGTGGAGTTCCTGGGTGGTCGCCGGCTCCCGGCGCAGGGTCTTCTACACAGGTGACTCCGGCTACTTCGACGGGTACGCGGCGATCGGCGCGGAGCACGGGCCGTTCGACGCGACACTGATCCAGATCGGCGCGTACGACAGGGCGTGGCCGACGATCCACATGTTCCCTGAGGAAGCTGTCGACGCCCACCAGGATCTCCGGGGCGGGCTGCTCATCCCGGTGCACTGGGCGACGTTCAACCTGGCCCTGCACGACTGGTCCGAACCGGTGAACAGGCTGTGGGCGGAGGCGAAGGCACGCGACGTCCAGCTGGCGGTGCCCCGCCCGGGCGAGCGGGTGGTCGTCGCCGACCCGCCCGCCGTGGACGGATGGTGGCAGGCGATCGCCTAG